The stretch of DNA CCTGGGCGCCGCCAGTTTCGCCTACGCCATCTCTACGTCCGCGAACAACCCGCCCTTAGCCGTTGTGGGCGGAACCTCAACCGTTGCCCTCACTGGAACCGTCTCTGCCCTTATTCCCAACACCACCTATTTTGGATTCGTTCAAGCCTGTAATGGGGTAGGTTGTTCCGTTTACACAGCGTTTGGATCCACAGTCACCTGGGCCAATCCCCCGATCACTCTTTCCACAACCACTCTCGATTCCACATCGACCGCACTGGCCTGGGCCGCCAACAACAATCCAACAGGAACAACCTTCGAAATCGAACAGGCTACCGCCTCCGGCGGCTCCTTCTCCTTAGCCATTTCCACCACAGGGGTCAGCACACCGATCACTGGCTTGAGCCCCGGCACCACCGCCTGTTTCCGTGTTTTGGCGCGAAGTTGGGACGGGGTGCCCACCGCCCCCACATCAGAACTCTGCGTTGTGCCCCCCTTCTCCACGCCCAGCCCCAGCGCTATCTCCGCTTCAGGAACCAACGCTATTCTCGCCTCCTGGACCACCGCGCCGGGGGCGACCTCTTATACCTTTACTGTCTCCACCGCGTCCGATAATCCTCCCCTGGTCGTCTCCGGATCCAGCTCCACCGTGTCTTTATCTGCCAGCGTTAGTTCGCTCACACCCAACACCACGTACTTTGGGTTTGTTAAAGGATGTAATGGGGTCGACTGCAGTAACGACACAGCACTGGGATCAGCTGTCACACTCGCCTCGGTGCCCGCGGGTCTCTCCAGTGGCACCGTCACCGCTGTCTCCATGGCCCTTGCCTTTAACATCAACGGGAACCCGCCAGGAACTGCCTTTGAAATCGAATTGGCCGTGGACGGCGGTTCCTTTGCTACCGCGCTCACCACAACGTCGGATTCCCCCACGCTCTCTGGCCTTACACCTGGGGCAAACTACACCCTCCGCATTCGTGCTATAAACCACAACGGTATTCCCTCCGGGTATTCCCCCACGCTCTCTTTCACGACTTCCGCCACGCTCCCCGCCACTCCCGTCAACTTTCGCGGGTCTGCCGGGGCAGGGGGAATCACCTATTCCTGGGACCCTGTGACCACCAACGCCCTGGGGTCTCCACTGCCTTTAGGCGCCACCGTCTCCTATGAATTCTCTGAATCCAACTCCCCCACGGGATCCTTCGCTGTTCTGGCCAGCACCACCGCCACCTCCCACGGCCCCCTCCCCGCCGCCGGGCTCGAACGCTTCTACCGCCTCCGCACAGAGGTCGAAACCCTTTTCTCCCTGCCCTCCACGGTCATCGACAACGTGGGCGCTGGCCGTTATGTCTACGCTTCGACGCTCGGCAGTGCCGTCACCGCTCCCCAGGGCCTCTTAACCGGGGTCGGCAATTCCCGCCATGTCATTTCCTTATCTGATCGACCCATCACTGACGGCGCTCTCGTCGCGCTCGACATTGCCGTGATTGATGGAGTCACCGGGGCACCGGCAACGAATATCACCTTCTCCCCCTCTGCCCAATTATCCGTGCCACTCCCCGGGGTTTCCAGCGGCGAACGATCTGTGGAATACTTCAATGGCTCCGCCTGGGTCTTGGCCGGAACGGCCCGCATCCTCTCCCCCAACCTCGCCCAGTTCAGCTTTGGCCGCACCGGGGGATATCGGCTCATGGGCTCTAAGTCCAGCGACGTGGTCCAATCGGTCATTGCCCGCGTGTTCACACCCAACGGCGACGGCCGTAACGACGTCACCGTCGTCCGCCTCGACAACCCCAACGGGGACCCCACCCACGGCACCCTCTACGATACCGACGGCGCACGGGTCGCCGACATGACCACCGGCCCCGCCCCCGGTTTAAGCCTGACCTGGGACGGCCGCGACGCCAACGGCAACCCTGTCCCCGGCGGCGTCTACATCTACCAAGTCACCGTGGGCGGCCGTCGCGCCACGGGCACCATCGTGGTGTCTAAATGAACCGCCGCGCCATCAAGTTGTTGTTGGGGTAGAAATCAGAAGAAAATGGATTGCCATTCGCACGAAAATCAGGGTAGGTCCAAACGGTCGCAGAAAAGTTTCAGATAAGTTTACCGCGAGAGTCAATTCGTCCCAGTCGATGACATCAAACCCAATCCGGCAAATCAATTTTCGAAGCGGGTAGCCGAAAATAGTCTCGCTCCACCGTGTGCAGATTTTTCACATAGAGGGGAAGGTCCTCTGCCCGTGCATCCATCGAAAACCCATCAACGGCTTTCCTAAATCGAGCCACAAGCGCCCCATGCATGAGCCAACGACTCGCCACCATCTCCGCAATGTCGCTCACGTCGTTGGCATTAAATCTTTTCAATTTCGATACGACAACGTCCGAAACATCCAATGCCTCAATTTCAAAATGTTTGAGATGCTGGTTTATTCCCGCCATCTTATGGTAAAAGGCTTCCTGCGGCAAAAAGGGGAGACCACTTGGAACCACATCCAATTACAAACGATATGTCTTGCTGAGGAGGGATCCCTTTCCAGCCAAGGCCAACAGTTTTTTCTTAATCGGGGGTGTTATCTCCGGCGTTTCAAGCACGTCGCTATCTTTCGTCCCCCGATCATATTCCATCTGAAGGAGCAAGGCGGCCGATCCGATAATGCGTAAAACCGTCTTTGGATAATTTTCATTTTCCCATCGTCGATCAATCTCGATCAGAAACGCGTCAATTATTTTCACGAGCCTCCTTTAAAACGTGGATAAAGTCATCTGTTTTTATTCGTGTGACTACCGCCCATTTTTTTGCTATCAGATCCCTGGAAACTTTTGCTTCCTCAAATGCTTCTTGGCTTTGGAGAACGCCTGACTCCAACGGTTCCTCCACCGATTTTTTTGAACGGGGAAGGATAAACCCTGGATAGGTTAGAATGTTGCCGATCAAAATCTCTGCCCCGTGATAGCGATCCTCCCATCCGTTGAACCCGTTTTGTTTTGGTTCACGCAATTCGTGCTGAATTGCCGCAAGAACACTTTCCAAGAGCCATCCCAGGCGATTTATTCTCCCCTCCCCCAAAAACTCCAATCGCAATTTGTTTAAACCAGCAGGATTAATTTGATTTACGATGACGGGGGCCAAAGCGGTAATTTGGCGCGGATTTGAGGCGGAGGTCAATACTTCGCGAATGACAGATGTGGCGGTTTCAAGTTTTTCAGTGGGCAAGAGATCACGACTTTCCTGCAAGGACCCCGCCCCTAACCGTGAAATCGCATTCTGGAGAAGTTTTTCGGCAGAAGCGCCTGGCCCCGAAATAAAAGAGCTGAGCGATGCATTAAATGATTTTAGGACAAGAAGGAATTGTTCCGCCGTAAAAGATCCCTGCCCGCGCTCTATTTCGGACAACCGATTTTGAGAAATTCCCAATAGACGGGCCAGCCGGGTCTGTGTCCATCGGTTTTCCTGAC from Elusimicrobiota bacterium encodes:
- a CDS encoding gliding motility-associated C-terminal domain-containing protein — encoded protein: LGAASFAYAISTSANNPPLAVVGGTSTVALTGTVSALIPNTTYFGFVQACNGVGCSVYTAFGSTVTWANPPITLSTTTLDSTSTALAWAANNNPTGTTFEIEQATASGGSFSLAISTTGVSTPITGLSPGTTACFRVLARSWDGVPTAPTSELCVVPPFSTPSPSAISASGTNAILASWTTAPGATSYTFTVSTASDNPPLVVSGSSSTVSLSASVSSLTPNTTYFGFVKGCNGVDCSNDTALGSAVTLASVPAGLSSGTVTAVSMALAFNINGNPPGTAFEIELAVDGGSFATALTTTSDSPTLSGLTPGANYTLRIRAINHNGIPSGYSPTLSFTTSATLPATPVNFRGSAGAGGITYSWDPVTTNALGSPLPLGATVSYEFSESNSPTGSFAVLASTTATSHGPLPAAGLERFYRLRTEVETLFSLPSTVIDNVGAGRYVYASTLGSAVTAPQGLLTGVGNSRHVISLSDRPITDGALVALDIAVIDGVTGAPATNITFSPSAQLSVPLPGVSSGERSVEYFNGSAWVLAGTARILSPNLAQFSFGRTGGYRLMGSKSSDVVQSVIARVFTPNGDGRNDVTVVRLDNPNGDPTHGTLYDTDGARVADMTTGPAPGLSLTWDGRDANGNPVPGGVYIYQVTVGGRRATGTIVVSK
- a CDS encoding helix-turn-helix transcriptional regulator codes for the protein MRKDSNEIRLSVANNIRRLRQENRWTQTRLARLLGISQNRLSEIERGQGSFTAEQFLLVLKSFNASLSSFISGPGASAEKLLQNAISRLGAGSLQESRDLLPTEKLETATSVIREVLTSASNPRQITALAPVIVNQINPAGLNKLRLEFLGEGRINRLGWLLESVLAAIQHELREPKQNGFNGWEDRYHGAEILIGNILTYPGFILPRSKKSVEEPLESGVLQSQEAFEEAKVSRDLIAKKWAVVTRIKTDDFIHVLKEARENN